A part of Streptomyces sp. NBC_01235 genomic DNA contains:
- a CDS encoding carbohydrate ABC transporter permease: MTSMSSKTLPAGRGDTSRQSTEGSERSADRRHSVLRSTARGRQARAAWILAAPFLALFAAFTLLPVVWSLLMSLTDTQSADLRTPLNVSFTSFDNYVRLFQDDQFFTALRNTAVFVLVALPLTLAAGLAAAVALDRGIQRFRAVFRVGFYLPVITSIVAVAVVWKTLLEPRSGLVNLVLGWFGIDGPAWLADTRFALPVMIVMAVWRNLGTVMIIMLAGLQSVPQSLMEAAELDGAGPWQRFWRVTFPLLRPALLLTAVTTGIGYLQFFDEPFVMTGGGPLDSTLSATLYAYKQFGNGNYDMASAAGYVIFVLIVALTVLQFRLLRDKD, from the coding sequence ATGACATCCATGTCCTCGAAAACGCTCCCCGCCGGGCGGGGCGACACCAGCAGGCAGAGCACCGAGGGGTCGGAGCGGAGTGCCGATCGCCGGCACTCCGTGCTCCGGAGCACGGCGCGCGGCAGGCAGGCCCGGGCAGCCTGGATCCTCGCCGCACCCTTCCTCGCCCTGTTCGCGGCGTTCACGCTGCTGCCGGTGGTCTGGTCGCTGCTGATGAGCCTGACCGACACCCAGAGCGCCGACCTGCGCACTCCGCTGAACGTGTCGTTCACCAGCTTCGACAACTACGTGCGGCTCTTCCAGGACGATCAGTTCTTCACGGCCCTGCGCAACACGGCCGTGTTCGTCCTGGTGGCCCTGCCTCTGACGCTGGCCGCCGGGCTCGCCGCGGCGGTCGCCCTCGACCGCGGTATCCAACGCTTCCGTGCTGTCTTCCGGGTCGGCTTCTACCTGCCGGTGATCACCAGCATCGTGGCCGTCGCCGTGGTGTGGAAGACGCTCCTGGAACCGCGCTCGGGACTGGTGAACCTCGTCCTGGGCTGGTTCGGGATCGACGGCCCGGCCTGGCTGGCCGACACCCGCTTCGCCCTGCCCGTCATGATCGTGATGGCCGTGTGGCGCAACCTCGGGACGGTCATGATCATCATGCTGGCCGGGCTCCAGTCCGTGCCCCAGTCCCTGATGGAGGCGGCCGAACTCGACGGGGCCGGGCCCTGGCAGCGCTTCTGGCGCGTCACCTTCCCGCTCCTGCGTCCCGCCCTGCTGCTGACCGCCGTCACCACCGGCATCGGCTACCTGCAGTTCTTCGACGAACCGTTCGTGATGACCGGCGGTGGCCCGCTGGACTCCACCCTGTCGGCCACGTTGTACGCCTACAAACAGTTCGGCAACGGCAACTACGACATGGCGTCGGCCGCCGGTTACGTCATCTTCGTCCTCATCGTCGCGCTGACCGTGCTGCAGTTCCGGCTGCTGCGAGACAAGGACTGA
- a CDS encoding discoidin domain-containing protein — MSSYGFGRRQFLATAIGVAATWAASGNAVAAPQTKQVSPGNSVNVWLTDISADKWVVGQSDVLFRTKKTDNPLTIKIDDSVKYQKVQGFGAAMTDSSAWLINKLSTADRTKLMQKLYDPSKGIGLSLIRSPMGATDFNASGNYSYDDMPAGQTDPTLSNFSVKHDETYIIPALRQALSLNPSAKIMANPWSPPGWMKTSDSMIGGTLKSEDTSALADYFVKFIKAYGKAGVPISYISPQNEPMGTPSWPGMFLSAYQESQLIQEIGQAFAANGISTKILAWDHNWDVPSYPEGIFSDPAASKYTAGTGWHIYSGNPNYQTLVHNDYPSKETYITEASGGVWQGNDQAAFNDALGTWIIKGMRNWANGVMLWNTALDPDRGPLNSDTNGIPMCRGLVTINPTSGQVSYNVDYYALAHASRFVKPGAHRIYSNTLGEGSMENVAFQNPDGSKVLIAYNSGSAAKTFSVADGTQSFDYTLNAGDAVTFTYSGPMRSGGTPAATNVSDPTHDFTFKSPSGSITITYDPALLPYQNAVRTGNKLLAYSLPVGASIRTPGSSLSRSQWTATASASPDWGVAANAIDGDINTRWNLGHGTTSGDWFQIDLGSPTSFNKIAFATGENNSFDYVTKYQIYVSDDGVDWGSAIANGSGNIGKIAVTLPAQTARYIRIVCVAASGFWWGIGEINVYRSSNGIGSIAAPTAVPKGLQLKTWTSSEGSEVTVVFNGTATSQSFPVSADGSYTYTLPSGTSAMFTTQKLSSFPAPAFSGLKPKQGIPRSKFTITGSHFGDAQGLGTVRFGSTYAEIDSWSDTSISAYVPSGLSVGTYKVSVNGASGAEAGGSSYDVIDLGPALPRTGWTATASDTSPYNDGPANMLDGNADTRYSSGTGQYDGLWIQVDMGQTQTFDKILLDVGSSIGDYARSTDVYVSTDGTDWTKVSSMADGQRVELTSFPTQTARYIKVVNTANVASNWWSIAELTVYS, encoded by the coding sequence ATGAGCTCGTACGGTTTCGGACGACGCCAGTTCCTGGCCACCGCCATCGGCGTCGCCGCCACCTGGGCGGCTTCCGGGAACGCCGTTGCCGCCCCGCAGACGAAGCAAGTCTCTCCTGGAAATTCCGTGAATGTCTGGCTGACAGACATTTCGGCCGACAAGTGGGTTGTCGGCCAGAGCGATGTACTGTTCCGGACGAAGAAGACGGACAACCCGCTGACGATCAAGATCGACGACAGCGTCAAGTATCAGAAAGTCCAAGGCTTCGGGGCGGCCATGACGGACTCTTCCGCCTGGCTCATCAACAAGCTGTCCACTGCTGATCGAACGAAGCTGATGCAGAAGCTGTACGACCCCTCGAAGGGCATAGGCCTCAGCCTGATCCGCTCTCCGATGGGCGCCACGGACTTCAACGCGTCCGGAAATTACTCCTACGACGACATGCCGGCGGGACAGACGGACCCGACGCTGTCCAACTTCTCCGTCAAGCATGACGAGACGTACATCATTCCGGCATTGCGGCAGGCTCTCTCACTCAACCCGTCCGCCAAAATCATGGCCAATCCATGGAGTCCGCCAGGTTGGATGAAGACATCGGATTCCATGATAGGAGGCACACTCAAGAGCGAGGACACCTCTGCGCTGGCCGACTATTTTGTGAAGTTCATCAAGGCCTACGGCAAGGCCGGTGTGCCGATCTCCTACATCTCGCCGCAAAATGAACCCATGGGCACTCCCAGCTGGCCCGGCATGTTCCTGTCCGCTTACCAGGAATCCCAGTTGATCCAGGAAATCGGCCAGGCGTTCGCGGCCAACGGGATCTCCACGAAGATTCTGGCCTGGGATCACAACTGGGATGTGCCCTCGTATCCCGAGGGGATCTTCAGTGATCCCGCCGCCTCCAAGTACACAGCTGGAACCGGATGGCACATCTACAGCGGGAACCCGAATTACCAGACTCTGGTCCACAATGACTATCCGAGCAAGGAAACCTATATCACGGAAGCCAGCGGAGGTGTTTGGCAGGGCAACGATCAGGCAGCGTTCAATGACGCACTCGGCACCTGGATCATCAAGGGCATGCGTAATTGGGCGAACGGAGTGATGCTGTGGAACACCGCGCTCGACCCCGACAGGGGTCCGCTCAACAGCGACACAAATGGCATACCCATGTGCCGGGGACTGGTCACGATCAATCCGACCAGCGGACAAGTGTCCTACAACGTGGACTACTACGCACTCGCTCACGCCAGCAGGTTTGTAAAGCCTGGAGCGCATCGCATCTACTCGAACACCCTCGGGGAAGGAAGCATGGAGAACGTCGCGTTCCAGAACCCGGACGGATCGAAGGTCCTGATCGCGTACAACTCGGGGAGCGCCGCGAAGACTTTCAGCGTTGCGGACGGAACGCAGTCCTTCGACTACACCTTGAACGCCGGCGACGCCGTCACGTTCACGTATTCGGGGCCCATGCGGAGCGGCGGTACCCCCGCGGCGACCAACGTCTCGGATCCCACCCATGACTTCACGTTCAAGTCGCCGTCCGGCTCGATCACGATCACGTACGATCCGGCACTGCTGCCCTACCAGAATGCCGTCCGTACCGGAAACAAGCTGCTCGCGTACTCCCTTCCGGTCGGAGCTTCCATCCGGACGCCTGGATCGTCACTGAGCCGTAGTCAGTGGACCGCCACGGCCTCGGCCAGTCCGGACTGGGGTGTGGCCGCGAACGCGATCGACGGCGATATCAACACGCGGTGGAATCTCGGGCACGGGACGACGAGCGGCGACTGGTTCCAGATCGATCTGGGGAGTCCCACGAGCTTCAACAAGATCGCCTTCGCCACCGGCGAAAACAACTCCTTCGACTACGTCACCAAGTACCAGATATATGTTTCGGATGACGGGGTCGACTGGGGCAGCGCGATCGCGAACGGCAGCGGGAACATAGGAAAGATAGCCGTCACGTTGCCGGCCCAGACGGCACGGTACATTCGCATCGTCTGTGTCGCAGCATCCGGTTTCTGGTGGGGCATCGGCGAAATCAATGTATATAGGTCTTCGAATGGAATCGGTTCGATCGCAGCTCCGACAGCGGTACCCAAGGGCCTCCAGTTGAAGACCTGGACCAGCTCGGAAGGGTCGGAGGTCACCGTAGTATTCAATGGAACCGCCACCAGTCAGAGTTTCCCGGTGTCCGCCGACGGCTCGTACACCTATACGCTCCCGAGCGGGACTTCGGCGATGTTCACCACCCAGAAGCTGTCGAGCTTCCCCGCACCGGCCTTCAGCGGTTTGAAGCCGAAGCAAGGCATACCGCGCTCCAAGTTCACGATCACCGGATCCCATTTCGGTGACGCGCAGGGGCTGGGCACGGTCCGTTTCGGATCGACCTATGCCGAAATAGACAGCTGGTCGGACACGAGCATCAGCGCCTACGTTCCGAGCGGACTTTCAGTGGGGACGTACAAGGTCTCGGTGAACGGAGCCAGCGGAGCAGAAGCAGGTGGATCTTCGTACGACGTCATAGATCTGGGCCCTGCGCTGCCGCGGACGGGTTGGACCGCAACGGCATCGGACACAAGTCCGTACAACGATGGTCCCGCAAACATGCTGGACGGCAATGCTGACACCCGGTACAGCTCCGGCACGGGCCAGTACGACGGCCTTTGGATCCAAGTGGACATGGGGCAGACGCAGACGTTCGACAAGATTCTGCTGGATGTCGGCAGCAGTATCGGCGACTATGCGCGAAGCACAGACGTGTACGTGTCCACGGATGGAACCGACTGGACCAAGGTTTCTTCCATGGCGGACGGCCAGCGAGTCGAACTGACGTCCTTCCCGACGCAGACGGCTCGCTACATCAAGGTCGTCAATACCGCCAATGTTGCGAGTAACTGGTGGTCAATCGCAGAATTGACCGTCTACAGCTGA
- a CDS encoding extracellular solute-binding protein, which yields MRITTRHTARTVQILCVTVTAALVATGCGRSADSGPGKDAPAEIGAGKAKGTVVMWSMGDTDKSLESLAKKFEQENPDADVKITAVPWSAAHDKLTTSIAGGNTPDMSVVGTTWMAEMAAMNGFQVSPTSITSSDFYPGQWDTTKYKDTSYGVPFIADTQAIYYRTDITTKAGIKGAPAGDRAGYLKDLKAIQATAGKQNPKLRHATGLVMGFNSWIFWVPMVWQQGGDIYDAKTGKFTFDSPEVAKALEYYASVPKQGLAPTDRSDNVQAFRDGLIATYQEGAWAGGSFHKDAPKLDGTWKTMPVPYSKQAAGFAGGSDLAVFKDAKNPDAAWKFAQFLTEPANLATYAKATGSLPASPGAWSEGKLSEDENMKAFAKQLEVSKAPPAITTWQQIADVIDSELEKLSLGKATVAEVQKALQSKATSIGTGR from the coding sequence ATGCGTATCACCACCCGTCACACCGCCAGAACCGTCCAGATCCTGTGCGTCACCGTCACGGCCGCCCTGGTGGCCACCGGCTGCGGCCGGAGCGCGGATTCCGGCCCCGGCAAGGATGCGCCCGCCGAGATCGGCGCGGGCAAGGCCAAGGGGACGGTGGTCATGTGGTCCATGGGTGACACCGACAAATCCCTTGAGAGCCTGGCCAAGAAGTTCGAGCAGGAGAACCCGGACGCAGACGTCAAGATCACCGCGGTCCCGTGGAGCGCCGCCCACGACAAGCTGACCACCTCGATCGCCGGCGGCAACACCCCGGACATGTCCGTGGTCGGAACCACCTGGATGGCAGAGATGGCCGCCATGAACGGCTTCCAGGTCTCCCCGACGTCGATCACGTCGTCGGACTTCTACCCCGGCCAGTGGGACACCACCAAGTACAAGGACACGTCCTACGGCGTCCCGTTCATAGCCGACACCCAAGCGATCTACTACCGGACCGACATCACCACGAAGGCCGGTATCAAGGGCGCCCCGGCCGGCGACCGGGCCGGATACCTGAAGGACCTCAAGGCCATCCAGGCCACCGCCGGCAAGCAGAACCCCAAGCTGCGCCACGCCACCGGGCTGGTGATGGGCTTCAACTCCTGGATCTTCTGGGTGCCGATGGTGTGGCAGCAGGGCGGTGACATCTACGACGCCAAGACCGGGAAGTTCACCTTCGACTCGCCCGAGGTCGCCAAGGCGCTGGAGTACTACGCAAGCGTTCCGAAGCAGGGCCTGGCGCCGACTGACAGGTCGGACAACGTGCAGGCCTTCCGGGACGGGCTGATCGCCACCTACCAGGAGGGCGCGTGGGCCGGCGGCAGCTTCCACAAGGACGCCCCCAAGCTGGACGGCACGTGGAAGACCATGCCGGTGCCGTACAGCAAGCAGGCCGCCGGGTTCGCCGGCGGCAGCGACCTGGCGGTGTTCAAGGATGCCAAGAACCCCGACGCCGCATGGAAGTTCGCCCAGTTCCTGACCGAGCCCGCCAACCTCGCGACCTATGCCAAGGCCACCGGCAGCCTGCCCGCTTCGCCCGGCGCGTGGTCGGAGGGGAAGCTGAGCGAGGACGAGAACATGAAGGCGTTCGCCAAGCAGCTCGAGGTCAGCAAGGCGCCGCCCGCCATCACGACCTGGCAGCAGATCGCCGACGTCATCGACTCCGAACTGGAGAAGCTGTCCCTCGGCAAGGCCACCGTCGCCGAGGTGCAGAAGGCGCTGCAGTCCAAGGCCACCAGCATCGGCACCGGACGCTGA
- a CDS encoding carbohydrate ABC transporter permease, with product MSTLSTLPTAQPGTDRVLRRRRIRRTWGRPWLYLPLAGALLLMIAPFLWMLSGSFKPEADIRRVPPVLIPTAPTTANYGELFGKLDFTSMFANSVIVALAVTAGNLIFCSMLGYALAKLEFRGQRVVFLLVMGTLMIPGLVTFVPLYVLVSNMQLTGSMLGLILPFLAGPFGVFLMRQFISTLPDELIDAARVDGCRELAIFAKIILPLTKPALATLGIITFLGSWNNFLWPLVVAQTESQYTLPVGLALASSGQSFTVFGVLLAGAVIVLLPVMIVFLLFQRHFVAGIATTGLK from the coding sequence ATGAGCACCCTCTCCACTCTCCCAACGGCACAACCGGGCACGGACCGCGTCCTGAGGCGCCGCCGCATACGCCGGACCTGGGGCCGGCCCTGGCTGTATCTGCCGCTCGCCGGCGCCCTGCTGCTGATGATCGCGCCGTTCCTGTGGATGCTGTCCGGCTCCTTCAAACCCGAGGCCGACATCCGCAGGGTCCCGCCCGTCCTGATACCCACGGCGCCCACGACCGCCAACTACGGCGAACTGTTCGGCAAGCTGGACTTCACGAGCATGTTCGCCAACTCCGTGATCGTGGCCCTCGCCGTCACCGCGGGCAACCTGATCTTCTGCTCGATGCTCGGATACGCCCTGGCCAAGCTGGAGTTCCGCGGACAGCGCGTCGTTTTCCTGCTGGTCATGGGGACGCTCATGATCCCCGGCCTGGTCACCTTCGTCCCGCTGTACGTGCTGGTATCCAACATGCAGCTGACCGGCTCCATGCTCGGACTGATCCTGCCGTTCCTGGCCGGCCCCTTCGGGGTGTTCCTGATGCGGCAGTTCATCTCCACCCTGCCCGACGAGCTGATCGACGCCGCCCGCGTCGACGGCTGCCGCGAACTGGCCATCTTCGCGAAGATCATCCTGCCGCTGACCAAGCCGGCCCTCGCCACCCTCGGGATCATCACCTTCCTCGGATCCTGGAACAACTTCCTGTGGCCCCTGGTCGTGGCCCAGACCGAGAGCCAGTACACCCTCCCCGTCGGCCTTGCCCTGGCCAGCAGCGGGCAGTCCTTCACCGTCTTCGGCGTCCTGCTCGCCGGCGCCGTGATCGTCCTGCTGCCGGTGATGATCGTCTTCCTCCTCTTCCAGCGCCACTTCGTGGCCGGCATCGCCACCACCGGCCTGAAGTGA
- a CDS encoding glycoside hydrolase family 32 protein: MSTTPRDPHYPVAHLRPPRNWVNDPNGLVFHDGHYHVSYQYNPYGATHANMHWGHFRSPDLLSWEPLPIALSPTPGGVDGDGCFSGNAVSDGDRLVAFYSAHREDRSFQHQPVTRAVSHDGGRTFRPRGELIIPAWPEDCTMYRDPYVWQEGDGWRMLVGAALADGRAAALLYDSPDLENWTYRGPFATRHPEPIGGTEQLTGEGWECPQYLPAADGLGALIFSTWKYHEGPQRVAALIGEERDGHFEAGPPVWVDHGPDCYAPALLRAPGGRWLLWGWSWEARDPAWAVAEGWAGALTLPREIHVDGDGTLRQQPTTELLALRGEHTIHTAGTTHGPQPVDLGDVGRAFDLTARLEPTGNAGLRLLTTPDGSEYLDIRLDAEASELVVDRCHASLDARAHGGSYRMPCPVGLPAELRVVVDHSIAEVFLTSTGQVLTLRFYPTGQGPWRLQARTAPGTRLGYAVDAWELHPLVIKEPSTGPTEPARTSL, translated from the coding sequence GTGTCCACCACACCCCGGGATCCGCACTACCCCGTCGCGCACCTGCGCCCGCCCCGCAACTGGGTCAACGATCCCAACGGGCTGGTCTTCCACGACGGCCACTACCACGTCTCCTACCAGTACAACCCGTACGGAGCGACCCACGCGAACATGCACTGGGGTCACTTCCGCAGCCCCGACCTGCTGAGCTGGGAGCCGCTGCCGATCGCCCTGTCCCCTACGCCCGGCGGCGTGGACGGCGACGGCTGCTTCTCCGGCAACGCCGTCTCCGACGGCGACCGGCTCGTCGCCTTCTACTCCGCGCACCGCGAGGACCGCTCGTTCCAGCACCAGCCGGTCACCCGCGCCGTCTCCCACGACGGCGGCAGGACCTTCCGCCCGCGGGGCGAACTGATCATCCCCGCATGGCCCGAGGACTGCACGATGTACCGCGACCCGTACGTCTGGCAGGAAGGCGACGGCTGGCGGATGCTGGTCGGCGCCGCCCTCGCGGACGGCCGCGCCGCCGCCCTCCTCTACGACTCGCCCGACCTGGAGAACTGGACCTATCGAGGGCCCTTCGCCACCCGCCACCCGGAGCCCATCGGCGGCACCGAGCAGCTCACCGGCGAGGGCTGGGAATGCCCCCAATACCTCCCGGCAGCCGACGGACTCGGTGCCCTCATCTTCAGCACCTGGAAGTACCACGAAGGCCCGCAGCGCGTCGCAGCCCTGATCGGCGAAGAGCGCGACGGCCACTTCGAGGCCGGCCCACCGGTGTGGGTGGACCACGGCCCCGACTGCTACGCACCCGCCCTGCTGCGTGCACCTGGCGGCAGATGGCTGCTGTGGGGCTGGTCGTGGGAAGCCCGCGATCCAGCCTGGGCCGTCGCAGAAGGATGGGCCGGCGCCCTCACCCTGCCCCGCGAGATCCATGTCGACGGTGACGGCACGCTACGCCAGCAGCCCACCACCGAACTCCTCGCCCTGCGCGGCGAGCACACCATCCACACCGCAGGCACCACGCACGGCCCCCAGCCGGTGGACCTCGGCGACGTGGGCCGCGCCTTCGACCTGACGGCCCGTCTGGAGCCGACCGGAAACGCCGGTTTGCGGCTGCTCACCACCCCGGACGGCTCCGAGTACCTCGACATCCGCCTCGATGCCGAAGCGAGCGAACTGGTCGTCGACCGCTGCCACGCCTCACTCGACGCCCGGGCCCACGGCGGCTCCTACCGGATGCCCTGCCCAGTCGGCCTGCCGGCCGAACTGCGCGTGGTCGTCGACCACTCCATCGCCGAGGTCTTCCTGACCTCCACCGGCCAGGTCCTCACGCTGCGCTTCTACCCCACAGGGCAGGGCCCGTGGCGACTTCAGGCCCGCACCGCACCGGGTACGCGCCTCGGCTACGCGGTCGACGCGTGGGAGCTGCACCCGCTCGTGATCAAGGAGCCGAGCACCGGCCCCACAGAGCCGGCGCGCACGTCGCTGTAG
- a CDS encoding glycoside hydrolase family 3 N-terminal domain-containing protein, with the protein MTLPEKVGQLLMLDAQHGDLADIVSAKLAGSVLHVSPDQMPEAMELARRTRLGIPLLTADDGIHGHSFWPGATIFPTQLAMACTWDPALLRRVARAAATEIAATGIHGTFSPVLCITRDLRWGRINETFGEDPYLIGELGAAMVRGYQGEGLGDPTAVLAYAKHFAGYSETLGGRDASEADLSPRKLRSWFLPPFERAARAGCRAFMLGYQSIDGVPITANEWLINDVLKGEWGFTGTLVTDWDNVGRMVYDQRTCADYAEAAAVAVNSGNDLIMATPAFFEGAQEAVARGLVEEKQIDDAVRRVLRLKFELGLFEDPRAPDPERQAQVIGCREHADLNLETARRSLVLLRNEGILPLEGGLTADGTGRATGQGTPRTIAVIGPNADSPEAMLGDWAGATGQVPWMPEGHPRELVETVLDGLRAVVPADWTVTHARGADIASPAHDPEWSTGPDGQPLPPVFTPAPVDQAQLREAVAAAEAADYAVVVVGDTIALTGETRSTATLDLQGGQVALLDAVAATGTPMIVVLVQSKPSTVPESALNAAALIEAFNPGMRGGRALAELLLGLAEPSGRLPVSFARHVGQQPVFYNQVRGQHGERYADLTQDPLFAFGEGLTYTTVTYSDLVVHDPEVLADGTVNATVRLTNNGSRPALETVQAYISDLTTSVTWAEQELKAFTQVEIPPGESLDVRLSIPASQCSLVTADNRRVVEPGEFALRVGPSARREQQLSAGFRIRT; encoded by the coding sequence ATGACCCTGCCGGAGAAGGTCGGGCAGCTGCTGATGCTCGACGCACAACACGGGGACCTGGCGGACATCGTGTCGGCCAAGCTGGCCGGATCGGTCCTGCATGTGTCTCCCGACCAGATGCCGGAGGCCATGGAACTGGCCCGGCGGACACGGCTCGGCATTCCGCTGCTGACGGCCGACGACGGCATCCACGGCCACTCGTTCTGGCCGGGCGCGACCATCTTCCCGACCCAGCTGGCCATGGCCTGCACCTGGGACCCCGCTCTGCTCCGGCGGGTCGCCCGTGCGGCCGCGACCGAAATCGCGGCGACCGGAATCCACGGGACGTTCTCCCCGGTGCTGTGCATCACCCGGGACCTGCGCTGGGGCCGCATCAACGAGACGTTCGGCGAGGACCCGTACCTGATCGGTGAACTCGGGGCGGCGATGGTGCGCGGCTATCAGGGTGAGGGCCTTGGCGACCCGACAGCCGTGCTGGCGTACGCCAAGCACTTCGCGGGCTACTCCGAGACCCTGGGCGGGCGCGACGCCAGCGAGGCGGATCTCAGCCCGCGCAAGCTGCGCTCGTGGTTCCTCCCCCCGTTCGAGCGGGCGGCCCGGGCCGGCTGCCGCGCCTTCATGCTGGGCTACCAGTCGATCGACGGGGTGCCCATCACCGCCAACGAGTGGCTGATCAACGACGTGCTCAAGGGTGAGTGGGGCTTCACCGGCACGCTGGTGACCGACTGGGACAACGTCGGCCGGATGGTCTACGACCAGCGGACCTGCGCCGACTACGCCGAGGCGGCGGCGGTCGCGGTCAACTCCGGGAACGACCTGATCATGGCCACGCCGGCGTTCTTCGAGGGCGCCCAGGAGGCGGTCGCCCGCGGCCTGGTCGAGGAGAAGCAGATCGACGACGCGGTACGGCGGGTGCTGCGGCTGAAGTTCGAACTCGGGCTCTTCGAGGACCCCCGTGCCCCCGACCCCGAGCGGCAGGCGCAGGTGATCGGCTGCCGCGAGCACGCCGACCTCAACCTCGAGACCGCCCGACGTTCCCTCGTACTGCTGCGCAACGAGGGGATCCTGCCCCTCGAAGGCGGGCTGACCGCGGACGGAACCGGCCGCGCCACAGGCCAGGGCACGCCACGCACGATCGCGGTCATCGGCCCCAACGCCGACAGCCCGGAGGCCATGCTCGGCGACTGGGCGGGTGCAACCGGCCAGGTGCCGTGGATGCCCGAAGGACATCCACGCGAGTTGGTGGAGACGGTGCTGGACGGCCTGCGCGCCGTCGTCCCCGCCGACTGGACCGTCACACACGCCCGCGGAGCCGACATCGCAAGCCCCGCCCATGACCCCGAGTGGTCCACCGGGCCCGACGGTCAACCACTGCCGCCCGTTTTCACCCCCGCCCCGGTCGACCAGGCCCAGCTTCGGGAGGCCGTCGCCGCGGCAGAGGCCGCCGACTACGCCGTCGTGGTCGTCGGGGACACCATCGCCCTCACGGGCGAGACGCGCTCGACGGCCACGCTCGACCTCCAAGGAGGGCAGGTCGCTCTGCTGGACGCGGTCGCCGCCACCGGCACACCCATGATCGTCGTACTGGTCCAGTCGAAGCCGAGCACCGTCCCGGAGTCGGCGCTGAACGCGGCAGCACTCATCGAGGCGTTCAACCCGGGTATGCGCGGCGGCCGCGCCCTCGCCGAACTCCTCCTCGGACTCGCCGAACCCAGCGGCCGGCTCCCGGTCTCCTTCGCACGCCACGTCGGACAGCAACCGGTCTTCTACAACCAGGTGCGAGGCCAGCATGGGGAGCGCTACGCGGATCTCACCCAGGACCCCCTGTTCGCGTTCGGCGAGGGCCTCACCTACACCACCGTCACCTACTCCGACCTTGTCGTGCACGACCCGGAAGTCCTCGCCGACGGCACCGTCAACGCCACGGTACGACTCACCAACAACGGCAGCCGTCCGGCCCTGGAAACGGTCCAGGCATACATCAGCGACCTGACCACCAGCGTCACCTGGGCCGAGCAGGAGCTGAAGGCGTTCACCCAGGTCGAGATCCCTCCCGGCGAAAGCCTGGACGTCCGCCTCAGCATCCCTGCCTCGCAGTGCTCGCTCGTCACGGCCGACAACCGGCGAGTGGTCGAACCAGGTGAGTTCGCACTCCGTGTCGGCCCCAGCGCACGACGGGAGCAGCAGCTGAGCGCGGGATTCCGCATCCGGACCTGA